In Cloacibacterium caeni, a single window of DNA contains:
- a CDS encoding phosphoenolpyruvate carboxylase, with translation MAFNEKDYQKISTDRTFIIDCYTEMLSRINEKELVDLINNTEEGKKFEENELSSEKIIQSLSIYFQLMTLVEENGATQYRRRLEDQEKITAIRGSWGEAFHFWKNSNVTEEDMLNAVSATHVIPVLTAHPTEAKRVTVIELHRELYLLLVKKENTSLSKLEQNEIKEKIIQLLERWWRTGEIYLEKPDIKDERANVLYYLTKIFPNVLVKSDQEIINSWIELGLNPQKIKNPDYFPKINFGSWVGGDRDGHPFVTPAVTKETLLLHRKAALALIKEDLIHLAKKISISAVSNPVPFQLSEMIQEKVSALGEMGKKAVERNHYEPWRQFVNLMICQLENTITENFEDSKTYYKSSKALQEDLKNLREVLVQNGFQSIAEDLLFSVERAVQCFGFHLAKLDIRQNSAFHDKAISQILKASGETDYDFENWEEEKRVNYLNQVLSNNAFITDVTISYGPEADNVLDCYRVIRQHISQYGAEGIGSLIVSMTRNLSDLLVVYLLMRETQLLNTKIRVVPLLETIEDLQNGSEILEKFLQHPITISRAKNLDGKQEVMLGYSDSNKDGGTIASKWNLHKAEIALSEIGKKHNTEIYFFHGTGGTISRGGGKYHRFLESMPEQTVFGTVKITVQGESVAQLFGNPMTAKYNLNALSSGTARHIIQNKYKTEKPQYPFDSMEFLAQKSFEHYRSLIETPGFINFYGKATCIDVLEKSKIGSRPARRTGTRTLQDLRAIPWVFSWNLSRIALTGWYGLGEALKILKSEKPQEYQQLKEAAQNWNFFKFLMIQTETNLILSNLEIMKKYAELDQNEEERNLLMDKFLTDHQNGVQLIEELFGEAALERRSGQYDNLKWRNQKLDVLHHLHLQYLQQWRNLDDENKLEKDKILNKLLSLINAISSGLKNTG, from the coding sequence ATGGCTTTTAACGAAAAGGATTATCAGAAAATTTCTACGGACCGTACTTTCATCATTGATTGCTATACAGAAATGTTGTCTAGAATTAATGAAAAGGAACTAGTAGATTTAATCAACAATACAGAAGAAGGGAAAAAGTTCGAAGAAAATGAATTGTCTAGCGAGAAAATTATACAATCATTAAGTATCTATTTTCAATTGATGACATTGGTAGAAGAAAACGGAGCTACACAATATAGAAGAAGATTAGAAGACCAAGAAAAAATTACCGCAATTCGTGGTTCATGGGGAGAAGCATTCCATTTTTGGAAAAATTCCAATGTGACAGAAGAAGATATGCTGAATGCGGTTTCTGCTACACATGTTATTCCTGTGCTTACTGCGCATCCTACTGAAGCAAAAAGAGTTACAGTTATAGAATTGCATAGAGAATTGTACTTGCTTTTGGTGAAAAAAGAAAATACTTCTCTCAGTAAATTAGAGCAAAATGAAATTAAAGAAAAAATTATTCAGCTTCTAGAAAGATGGTGGAGAACAGGCGAAATTTACCTAGAAAAACCAGATATTAAAGATGAGAGAGCAAATGTTTTATATTATCTTACCAAAATTTTCCCGAATGTTTTAGTGAAAAGTGACCAAGAAATCATCAATTCTTGGATTGAGTTAGGGCTTAATCCTCAGAAAATTAAAAATCCAGATTATTTTCCGAAAATTAATTTTGGAAGTTGGGTTGGTGGTGACAGAGATGGTCATCCTTTTGTAACACCTGCAGTGACTAAGGAAACACTTTTACTTCATCGAAAAGCCGCATTAGCATTGATTAAAGAAGATTTAATTCATTTGGCAAAGAAAATTTCTATTTCGGCGGTGTCTAATCCTGTTCCTTTTCAGCTTTCTGAAATGATTCAGGAGAAAGTTTCTGCATTAGGTGAAATGGGCAAAAAAGCAGTAGAAAGAAATCATTATGAACCGTGGAGACAATTCGTAAATCTTATGATTTGTCAATTAGAAAATACCATAACAGAAAATTTTGAAGATTCTAAAACCTATTATAAATCTAGCAAAGCGCTTCAAGAAGATTTAAAAAATCTGAGAGAAGTTTTGGTACAGAATGGTTTCCAAAGCATTGCCGAAGATTTATTATTCTCGGTAGAAAGAGCGGTTCAATGTTTCGGTTTTCATTTGGCTAAATTAGATATTAGACAAAATAGCGCTTTCCATGATAAAGCTATTTCGCAGATTCTTAAAGCCAGCGGTGAAACAGATTATGATTTCGAAAACTGGGAAGAAGAAAAAAGAGTAAATTACCTGAACCAAGTCTTGAGCAACAATGCTTTTATTACAGATGTTACCATTTCTTACGGTCCAGAAGCAGATAATGTTTTAGATTGTTATAGAGTCATTCGTCAACATATCAGTCAGTACGGAGCAGAAGGAATAGGTTCTTTAATTGTAAGTATGACCAGAAATTTAAGTGATTTATTGGTGGTTTATCTATTAATGAGAGAAACTCAACTTCTTAATACCAAAATAAGAGTAGTTCCACTTTTAGAAACTATCGAAGATTTACAAAATGGTTCAGAAATTTTAGAAAAATTCTTGCAGCATCCTATCACAATTAGCAGAGCTAAAAATTTAGATGGAAAACAAGAAGTAATGTTAGGTTATAGTGATAGCAATAAAGATGGCGGAACCATTGCAAGCAAGTGGAATCTTCATAAAGCAGAAATTGCTTTATCAGAAATCGGCAAAAAACATAATACCGAAATTTATTTCTTCCACGGAACTGGAGGAACCATCAGTAGAGGTGGTGGTAAATATCATCGTTTTCTAGAAAGTATGCCAGAACAAACCGTTTTTGGAACCGTGAAAATCACCGTTCAAGGTGAATCTGTAGCGCAACTTTTCGGAAATCCTATGACAGCGAAATATAATCTCAATGCACTTTCGTCTGGAACTGCAAGACATATTATTCAAAATAAATACAAAACCGAAAAACCACAATATCCATTTGATTCTATGGAATTTCTGGCTCAAAAATCCTTTGAACATTATAGAAGTTTAATAGAAACTCCAGGATTTATCAATTTTTACGGTAAAGCAACTTGCATAGATGTTTTAGAGAAAAGTAAAATAGGTTCTAGACCAGCTAGAAGAACGGGAACCAGAACATTGCAGGATTTACGCGCCATTCCTTGGGTTTTCAGCTGGAATCTTTCTCGTATCGCACTCACAGGTTGGTACGGTTTAGGTGAAGCGCTCAAAATTTTGAAATCAGAAAAACCACAAGAATATCAACAGTTAAAAGAAGCGGCTCAAAATTGGAATTTCTTCAAATTTTTAATGATTCAGACCGAGACCAATCTTATTTTGTCTAATCTAGAAATTATGAAAAAATATGCAGAATTAGACCAAAATGAAGAAGAAAGAAACCTATTGATGGATAAATTTCTTACCGACCATCAAAATGGAGTTCAGCTGATAGAAGAATTGTTCGGTGAAGCTGCTCTGGAAAGAAGAAGCGGACAATATGATAACTTGAAATGGAGAAACCAAAAATTAGATGTTTTACACCATTTACACCTTCAATATCTACAACAATGGAGAAATTTAGATGACGAAAATAAACTAGAAAAAGACAAAATTCTCAATAAATTATTAAGTTTAATCAATGCCATTTCAAGTGGCTTGAAAAACACTGGATAA
- a CDS encoding 30S ribosomal protein THX yields the protein MGKGDKKTRRGKVTAGSYGKTRPRKSGTSKVAAPKVEAKAEKPKKAAKPKEEVAEEKPKTTRKKKTEE from the coding sequence ATGGGAAAAGGCGATAAAAAAACGAGAAGAGGAAAAGTAACCGCAGGAAGCTACGGAAAAACAAGACCAAGAAAATCAGGAACATCTAAAGTAGCGGCTCCAAAAGTGGAAGCAAAAGCTGAAAAACCTAAAAAAGCAGCAAAACCTAAAGAAGAAGTAGCTGAAGAAAAGCCAAAAACTACTAGAAAGAAAAAAACCGAAGAATAA
- the lpxB gene encoding lipid-A-disaccharide synthase — translation MKYYIIAGEASGDLHACNLMKAILQKDQNAEFRFWGGDLMAKVAGEKPVKHYKDLAFMGFLEVAMNIRTILKNIKLCKEDIKNYQPDVLVLVDYPGFNLRIAEFAKNLGIKVVYYISPQLWAWKEGRVETIKKYVDEMLVILPFEKDFYKKHQVDAHFVGHPLLDAISDLPEISVENFKKEHGLNEKEIIALLPGSREQEVEKMLTLMLSVRDSFKNYQFVIAGAPSLPKEFYQKFVDDDVHFVSNKTYDLLRCSRAALVTSGTATLETALLNVPEIVCYRTSKISYEIGKRVVKNIKFISLVNLIMDKEVVKELIQNQLNTENLVDELQKILEGPKRDKMLQDYELLREKLGGKGASNHAAEIIVNL, via the coding sequence TTGAAATACTATATCATCGCAGGAGAAGCATCAGGAGACTTACACGCTTGTAATTTAATGAAAGCCATTTTACAGAAAGACCAAAATGCAGAATTCAGATTTTGGGGAGGAGATTTAATGGCGAAAGTTGCGGGTGAAAAACCTGTAAAACACTATAAAGATCTCGCTTTTATGGGTTTTTTAGAAGTGGCGATGAACATTAGAACCATTTTGAAAAACATAAAACTTTGCAAAGAAGATATTAAGAATTATCAACCAGATGTTTTGGTTTTGGTAGATTATCCGGGTTTTAATTTGAGGATTGCAGAGTTTGCCAAAAATCTTGGAATAAAGGTAGTTTACTATATTTCTCCTCAACTTTGGGCTTGGAAAGAAGGCAGAGTAGAAACCATCAAAAAATATGTAGACGAAATGCTAGTGATTCTTCCTTTCGAGAAAGATTTTTATAAAAAACATCAAGTAGATGCGCATTTTGTGGGGCATCCTTTACTCGATGCGATTTCTGATTTGCCAGAAATTTCTGTTGAAAATTTCAAAAAGGAACATGGTTTAAATGAAAAAGAAATCATCGCACTTTTACCAGGTTCTCGCGAACAGGAAGTAGAAAAAATGCTCACTTTGATGCTTTCGGTTAGAGATTCTTTTAAAAATTATCAGTTTGTAATAGCAGGAGCGCCAAGTTTACCCAAAGAATTTTACCAGAAATTTGTAGATGATGATGTGCATTTTGTTTCCAATAAAACTTATGATTTATTGAGATGTTCTAGAGCAGCTTTGGTGACTTCGGGAACGGCAACTCTAGAAACGGCGTTGCTGAATGTTCCAGAAATTGTGTGTTACCGAACCAGTAAAATTTCTTACGAAATTGGGAAACGTGTGGTGAAAAATATCAAATTTATTTCTCTGGTGAATTTGATTATGGACAAAGAAGTGGTGAAGGAATTGATTCAAAATCAACTCAATACAGAAAATTTAGTTGATGAACTTCAAAAAATTCTGGAAGGGCCAAAACGTGACAAAATGCTTCAGGACTATGAACTTCTCAGAGAAAAATTGGGTGGAAAAGGAGCAAGTAATCACGCCGCAGAAATTATTGTTAATCTATGA
- a CDS encoding DUF1569 domain-containing protein encodes MMKKIITQLAEIESLKQFSHKNAPEISEANIGWHLEHSLLVISRILEGLPTSHPEKYQPKFSWAKFMVMTSGYIPRKKGKAPKFTIPTNENFLENIDNYLNSVRENLQMIKNLPSQSYIEHPYFGHLDVKQTLKFLKIHTQHHLKIARDILAKSHS; translated from the coding sequence ATGATGAAAAAAATAATTACACAACTCGCAGAAATAGAGAGTTTAAAACAATTTTCCCATAAAAATGCACCTGAAATTTCAGAAGCCAATATTGGTTGGCATTTAGAACACTCTCTTTTGGTGATTTCTAGAATTTTAGAAGGTTTGCCTACTTCTCATCCAGAAAAATATCAACCTAAATTTTCTTGGGCTAAATTTATGGTCATGACTTCGGGATATATACCTAGAAAAAAAGGAAAAGCTCCGAAATTCACTATTCCTACAAATGAAAACTTTCTAGAAAATATAGATAATTATCTAAATTCGGTTCGAGAAAATTTACAAATGATTAAGAATCTCCCTTCTCAATCTTATATAGAACATCCTTATTTCGGACATTTAGATGTAAAACAAACTTTAAAATTTTTAAAAATTCATACTCAGCATCATCTTAAAATTGCAAGAGACATATTGGCTAAATCTCATTCGTGA
- a CDS encoding DUF2975 domain-containing protein has product MKLIGKNSVLYWLRIPFAIYVAGFILSSLWIILLATYYLFTNNTNSYISKNLIEKYKFDEGQKNELVVELINFKYPFSSMVVQTDNSTLSIIMTIIGLISVSFILWGVLNFINNLVKKNIFTKNTVKTLTVLGLGLIILGIVHIIIEYIDKTHHYGIGTPLLSILIGIIILFIREIFSEGKNIQEENDLTI; this is encoded by the coding sequence ATGAAATTAATCGGTAAAAATTCGGTTTTATATTGGTTGAGAATCCCATTTGCAATTTATGTTGCAGGCTTTATTTTAAGTTCTCTTTGGATTATACTTTTAGCGACGTATTATTTGTTTACAAATAATACAAATTCTTATATAAGTAAAAACTTAATTGAAAAATATAAATTTGATGAAGGACAGAAAAATGAACTGGTTGTTGAACTGATTAACTTCAAATATCCTTTTTCTTCAATGGTTGTTCAAACCGATAACTCTACATTGAGTATAATTATGACAATTATTGGTCTAATATCAGTATCTTTTATACTTTGGGGTGTCTTAAATTTTATCAATAATTTGGTGAAAAAAAATATCTTTACAAAAAACACAGTTAAAACGCTAACTGTTTTAGGTTTAGGTTTGATTATTTTAGGAATAGTGCATATTATTATTGAATACATAGACAAAACACACCATTATGGAATTGGAACACCTTTGCTTTCCATATTAATAGGTATAATTATATTATTTATTAGAGAAATTTTTTCTGAAGGTAAAAATATTCAAGAAGAAAACGACTTAACCATTTAA
- a CDS encoding helix-turn-helix domain-containing protein has translation MPIIINLDVMLAKRKMQSQELAEKIGITQANLSILKTGKAKAIKLSTLEAICKALDCTPADLLEYIP, from the coding sequence ATGCCAATCATCATCAACCTAGACGTAATGCTTGCCAAACGCAAAATGCAATCGCAAGAACTCGCAGAAAAAATTGGCATTACACAAGCCAATCTTTCCATACTAAAAACAGGTAAAGCCAAAGCAATAAAACTTTCTACTTTAGAAGCCATTTGCAAAGCTTTAGATTGTACACCAGCAGATTTATTAGAATATATTCCATAA
- a CDS encoding ComEC/Rec2 family competence protein, which translates to MNKQPLLILWICFIFGILISEKLSLSTVLVHVFLSFSFLFLVFSFLKIHFFFKIKDFVLAIFFLGLGVFAHELHNKEQVLPNFPSSSEVVFTLDKKLNSNEKNKRYEVKILKVNEKSVDLGLVLSVPKEEKELDFKHFYKAEIYLNKVKANVQDFGFDYQKYLGRKQIYFQGYAPNSFQVAEKENLTLSEKIKQKRLEILKNIDKAKLSEKSKEFTKGIILADRTEMDRETVEDFSKSGLVHILAISGSHMAIIFWLILLLLKPIFPANFRNVPIVISLIFIWLFAIFIDFGSSVIRSCIMITAYYFYVLLQRKPDLLHAMAISGLAILIFDTNQLFDVGFQLSFIAVFGIFWLNEPILKYLPKPKNNVQNFLVNVISISIAAQLATLPLVIFYFHQYSLISVIANLVVIPFSEVIIVFALLMTILLGFGFEISWLNALYDSGVQLVLKVIHFFASLDVFFFKNIPMHWSEVIVLFLMIYFLRKFLTRHHLKSLIKVGFLVILFLMLRIGFNYYENSQSEILVHEFFKEKIISVKEKDKVVFFVKNSKNLEKQKKYIIEPYLVARRVNDFKIVFVPQNVKSIVINKKNYRL; encoded by the coding sequence ATGAACAAGCAACCACTTTTGATTTTGTGGATTTGTTTTATTTTCGGGATTCTTATTTCCGAAAAGTTGAGTTTGTCAACGGTTTTAGTCCATGTATTTTTGAGTTTTAGCTTCCTATTTTTAGTTTTTAGCTTTTTAAAAATTCATTTTTTCTTCAAAATTAAAGATTTTGTATTGGCAATTTTCTTTTTGGGATTAGGTGTTTTCGCACATGAACTCCATAATAAAGAACAAGTTCTTCCAAATTTTCCTAGTTCTTCGGAAGTGGTTTTTACTTTGGATAAAAAGCTGAATTCCAACGAGAAAAATAAACGCTACGAAGTCAAAATTTTGAAAGTTAATGAGAAATCGGTTGATTTAGGCTTGGTTTTGTCGGTTCCAAAAGAAGAAAAGGAACTGGATTTCAAACATTTTTATAAAGCCGAAATTTATCTCAACAAAGTAAAAGCGAATGTGCAGGATTTTGGATTTGATTATCAAAAATATCTTGGTAGAAAGCAGATTTATTTTCAAGGATATGCTCCTAATTCTTTTCAAGTTGCGGAGAAAGAAAACCTTACTTTGTCCGAAAAAATTAAACAAAAACGCTTAGAAATTTTGAAAAATATCGACAAAGCAAAACTTTCTGAAAAATCTAAAGAATTTACGAAAGGAATTATATTGGCAGACCGAACAGAAATGGACCGAGAAACGGTAGAAGATTTTAGCAAATCTGGATTGGTGCATATTTTGGCGATTTCAGGTTCGCACATGGCAATTATTTTTTGGCTGATTTTACTGCTTTTGAAACCAATTTTTCCTGCAAATTTTAGAAATGTTCCGATTGTTATTTCTTTGATATTCATTTGGTTATTTGCAATTTTTATAGATTTTGGAAGTTCTGTGATTCGTTCGTGTATTATGATTACAGCATATTATTTCTATGTTTTATTGCAACGGAAACCAGATTTGTTACATGCAATGGCGATTTCTGGTTTAGCGATTTTGATTTTTGATACAAATCAACTTTTTGATGTAGGATTTCAATTGAGTTTTATTGCGGTTTTCGGAATTTTTTGGCTCAATGAACCGATTTTGAAATATTTGCCAAAGCCTAAAAATAATGTTCAGAATTTTTTGGTGAATGTAATTTCGATTAGTATTGCTGCGCAATTGGCGACTTTACCATTGGTTATTTTTTATTTTCATCAATATTCTCTGATTTCGGTTATTGCGAATCTGGTGGTGATTCCTTTTTCTGAAGTAATTATCGTTTTTGCATTGTTGATGACCATTTTGTTGGGTTTTGGCTTCGAAATTTCTTGGTTAAATGCTCTTTACGATTCTGGAGTTCAACTGGTTTTGAAAGTGATTCATTTTTTCGCAAGCCTTGATGTTTTCTTCTTTAAAAACATACCAATGCATTGGTCAGAAGTCATCGTTCTTTTTCTTATGATTTATTTTTTGAGGAAATTTTTAACACGTCATCATTTAAAATCACTCATCAAAGTAGGATTTTTGGTCATTTTATTTTTAATGCTTAGAATAGGATTTAACTACTATGAAAATTCTCAATCTGAAATCTTAGTACACGAATTTTTTAAAGAAAAAATAATTTCTGTTAAAGAAAAAGATAAAGTAGTCTTTTTTGTGAAAAATTCTAAAAATTTAGAAAAGCAGAAAAAGTACATCATAGAGCCTTATTTGGTTGCTAGAAGAGTGAATGATTTTAAAATTGTATTTGTTCCTCAAAATGTAAAATCTATAGTCATAAATAAGAAAAATTATAGACTATAA
- a CDS encoding succinate dehydrogenase cytochrome b subunit translates to MAGLTQSTIGRKFLMALSAMFLLVFLLIHLSVNLLSIFSEDAFNTASHFMGYNPLIQFVLQPVLVAGVIFHFVMGFVLEMKNKNARPVKYAVANNSGNSSWSSRNMIISGAVILAFLGLHMYDFWMHEMNYKYVEALSINETRYWEELHAKFADLWRVIFYAVSFVLLGLHLSHGFQSSFQSIGARHPKYLKCVNTLGTWYSILIPLGFIIVAVFHFVTQ, encoded by the coding sequence ATGGCAGGATTAACTCAATCTACAATTGGTAGAAAGTTTTTAATGGCGCTTTCAGCAATGTTTTTGCTTGTCTTTTTGTTGATTCACTTGTCGGTAAATTTACTATCGATATTTAGTGAAGATGCATTTAACACAGCGTCTCATTTTATGGGATACAATCCTTTAATACAATTTGTGTTGCAGCCGGTTTTAGTAGCGGGTGTAATCTTTCACTTTGTAATGGGCTTCGTTTTAGAAATGAAAAACAAAAACGCAAGACCAGTAAAGTATGCTGTAGCAAATAACAGCGGAAATTCTAGTTGGTCTTCTAGAAATATGATTATTTCTGGAGCAGTAATTTTAGCTTTCTTAGGACTGCATATGTATGATTTCTGGATGCATGAGATGAATTATAAGTATGTAGAAGCTCTATCAATCAATGAAACAAGATATTGGGAAGAGTTACATGCTAAGTTTGCAGATTTATGGAGAGTGATTTTTTATGCAGTTTCTTTTGTTTTATTAGGATTGCACTTATCACACGGTTTCCAATCATCATTCCAATCGATTGGAGCTAGACATCCTAAGTATTTAAAATGTGTAAACACTTTAGGAACTTGGTATTCTATTTTAATTCCGCTAGGATTTATCATAGTAGCTGTATTTCATTTCGTAACTCAATAA
- a CDS encoding DUF2975 domain-containing protein: MKLIGKNSVSKYFSYFFLVLFLFIAFHFIYEIIGFSVLYYKYKTGSNILSDYFLLGNDVGWAKNEYTNPIKDVLKFKIYFPFSEQNLLTGIYTKSFIINSLISSSFFTIFSFVCYKITEALGKDYIFNLKTINWFKKLAWLSILFVPIQIINWFFNLNLKMSASLLYISFIFLSLGIILFFIIAFFKKGYELQSENDLTI, translated from the coding sequence ATGAAACTCATCGGCAAAAACTCTGTCTCTAAGTATTTCAGTTACTTTTTTTTAGTCCTTTTCTTATTTATTGCTTTTCATTTTATTTATGAAATCATTGGATTTTCGGTACTCTACTATAAATATAAAACAGGAAGCAATATTTTATCAGACTATTTTCTTCTGGGAAATGATGTAGGTTGGGCAAAAAATGAATATACCAATCCAATAAAAGATGTTCTGAAATTTAAAATTTATTTTCCATTTTCAGAACAAAATCTATTAACTGGAATTTATACTAAAAGTTTCATTATCAATAGCTTAATAAGCTCTAGCTTTTTTACAATTTTCAGTTTTGTATGCTATAAAATTACCGAAGCTTTAGGTAAAGATTATATTTTTAACTTAAAAACAATAAATTGGTTCAAAAAATTGGCTTGGTTGAGCATTCTATTTGTTCCTATTCAAATTATTAATTGGTTTTTTAATCTTAATTTAAAAATGAGTGCTAGTCTGCTTTATATTAGCTTTATATTTTTGTCATTAGGAATCATTTTATTCTTTATTATTGCTTTCTTCAAAAAAGGTTACGAACTTCAATCAGAAAACGATTTAACAATTTAG
- a CDS encoding DUF2480 family protein — MSEDFEIKNKVAESGLVNFDLSALSPKGKRIGIDLKEFLFMEMILKEKDFRKKVAEIDSEIYRDAYVYVYCSVDAIVPIWAYFLITSKLTGVAKKIVYGTKKDLEVVLMHEAISHYNFADLEAKRVLVKGCSEEDIPENAYIELVEKLKPIVKSLMFGEACSNVPIFKN; from the coding sequence ATGTCAGAAGATTTCGAAATAAAAAATAAAGTAGCAGAAAGCGGTTTGGTGAATTTTGATTTATCAGCACTTTCTCCTAAAGGCAAAAGAATTGGAATAGATTTGAAAGAATTTCTTTTCATGGAAATGATTTTGAAAGAAAAAGATTTCCGCAAAAAAGTTGCAGAAATAGACTCTGAAATCTATCGTGACGCTTATGTTTACGTTTATTGTTCCGTAGACGCTATTGTTCCGATTTGGGCTTATTTCCTCATCACTTCCAAACTTACCGGAGTTGCTAAAAAGATAGTTTATGGAACCAAGAAAGATTTAGAAGTGGTTTTAATGCACGAAGCCATTTCTCATTATAATTTCGCTGATTTAGAAGCTAAACGTGTTCTCGTAAAAGGCTGTAGCGAAGAAGACATTCCCGAAAATGCTTACATAGAATTGGTAGAAAAACTGAAACCTATTGTAAAATCGCTCATGTTCGGCGAAGCTTGTTCTAATGTCCCAATTTTTAAAAATTAG